The following is a genomic window from Leptotrichia trevisanii DSM 22070.
ATCCAAATTCCTGTTTCAATGCTCCCATTGCCACGGCACATGGTACAACAAGGAGAACATATAACATAAATGAATAGGCTCTTATTGGGCCGTATTTGTCATTCCATAGATTTCTGATTGCTGGAACAATATTTCCTCCTGCATCTTCATCAAGCTCTTCCTGATTTTTCATTTCCAATGTTGAAATTTTGAATGTTGCAACATGTCCCAGTGATTTTAGTGAATCAACCACGGCACCTCCCAATGCAACTCCTTGATCCTTTAAATCAGCCATGAAATTATATTCCTGTTTTTCATCTTCTTCCTGCGATAATAAAATTTGTCCTAAAAATCCTACGACAGTTTCCTTTGCTATGATACTTGGTACAATGGAAGCCACAGGTTCCCATCTGTCACCAAAACCAGTTGGCTTGAATACAGGCTGTACAACTTTTGCTGCCTGTCCTAAGTAAGAATTTTCGGCATCCCCTTTATTTGGGAAATATTGGAAAAACCAGATAATTAGTAAAATTCCTAAAATTACTGTAGTTGCTTTTTTTACATAGGCAAAAGTTTTTACTTTCATATTGTTCCATACAACTTTTGCACTCGGTAATCTGTATGGAGGCAACTCTATCAACAATTCTGTATTATTTCCCTTGAAGTAATTAAATCTTTTTAATACAAATGCTACGAAAAGAGCCATAAATACTCCAAAGAGATAAATTGAAACGACAACTAAGGCCGCCTGTTTACTAAAAAATGCCGCTGCAAGCAATGAATAAACTGGAAGTCTTGCACCACAAGACATAAATGTAGCAATAACTCCTGTCAGCCTTCTTGTTTTCTCATCTTCCAGCGTTCTTGTTGAATAAATCGCAGGGACTGTACATCCAAATCCGATTAGCATTGGAATAAATGCTTTTCCAGAAAGTCCAACCTTTGTCATTATCTTATTCAGAATAAATGCTACACGTGCCATGTATCCACTTTCTTCAAGAATCGCCATAAAAAAGTAGATAAAGAACATAAGTGGTACAAATGTAAGAACTGAACCGACACCTGCTAAAATTCCGTCCAGCACGAAACTGCTTAACCAGTCTGGTACACCTTCAATGGCATGTCCTACATATTTTATGACAAAATCACTGAAAAATCCATCAATCCAGTCAATAAATGGTGAGCTTCCATCAAATACAACGACAAACACTGCATAAATTATAGCAAGAAAGGCAAGTCCACCAAAAAATTTATTTAAAAGTATTTTATCAATTTTATCCGTCAATGCAAATTTATTTCCAGTACCTCTTTTTAAATTTGCTGAAATAATTCCACGTACAATTCCATATCTTGCTCTTGCCAGTACATCTTCAGGTACAATTCCATAATGTTCTTCAAGATTCTTTTTCTCGGTGTTTCCAATGCTTGATAAGTCAATTCCAAATTCATTTTTTACTATTGCCAATATATTTGTATCATTTTCTAGAATTTTGATTACAAGCCAGTCAACAAGATATCTTTTCAGCACTTTTTCATAAGATTTCTCATTTTTCAGTTTGTTTTTTAAATTTTCGATATTACTTTCAATTTCCTTGTCAAACAGAAGTCTATGCTGGTTGTTTTCTAATGGACTCTGTTTTGAAATTTCGACTACCTTTTCCATAAGTTTATCTACACCATGCCCAGATTTTCCGCTTGTGAAGACTACTGGGATACCAAGTTGCTTTTGAAATCTTTCCACATCCAGCTCATAGCCGATTCTTTTAAATTCATCCTCAAAGTTAAGTGCCATAACGATTGGGATACCAAGTTCCTTTAATAATGCAGTTAAGTAAATATTTTTCTCAAGTGATG
Proteins encoded in this region:
- the feoB gene encoding ferrous iron transport protein B yields the protein MINVAFVGNPNVGKTALINQISHASLKIGNWPGVTIEKKEVSFKIGNEDIKLIDLPGIYNLSINTPEERVSRDFLLNEKVDVIINVMDSTSLEKNIYLTALLKELGIPIVMALNFEDEFKRIGYELDVERFQKQLGIPVVFTSGKSGHGVDKLMEKVVEISKQSPLENNQHRLLFDKEIESNIENLKNKLKNEKSYEKVLKRYLVDWLVIKILENDTNILAIVKNEFGIDLSSIGNTEKKNLEEHYGIVPEDVLARARYGIVRGIISANLKRGTGNKFALTDKIDKILLNKFFGGLAFLAIIYAVFVVVFDGSSPFIDWIDGFFSDFVIKYVGHAIEGVPDWLSSFVLDGILAGVGSVLTFVPLMFFIYFFMAILEESGYMARVAFILNKIMTKVGLSGKAFIPMLIGFGCTVPAIYSTRTLEDEKTRRLTGVIATFMSCGARLPVYSLLAAAFFSKQAALVVVSIYLFGVFMALFVAFVLKRFNYFKGNNTELLIELPPYRLPSAKVVWNNMKVKTFAYVKKATTVILGILLIIWFFQYFPNKGDAENSYLGQAAKVVQPVFKPTGFGDRWEPVASIVPSIIAKETVVGFLGQILLSQEEDEKQEYNFMADLKDQGVALGGAVVDSLKSLGHVATFKISTLEMKNQEELDEDAGGNIVPAIRNLWNDKYGPIRAYSFMLYVLLVVPCAVAMGALKQEFGWKLLVFQVSMLLILPYVVSILFFNVARLFI